The DNA segment TTCGAAACCTATGCAACGTCGGACGACTATCACGCGCCGATGGCACAGCACATGCAACGTCTGCTCGGCCTGGCCACCCCGCCGTCCAAAGACGACCTCGCCAAGATTCGTGAGGCGGGTGATGCGCTTTTTCAGCCGTTTGCCGCCGCACTCGACCAGCACGCTTCAGGACAGTTCGAGATGTATCAGCCCGCTAACGTCTGCGTGGTTACGAAGAAAACCACCTAGCCCGGACTCGCGGTTACTCCCGGGAGAGCCGCCATCTCGCCACCTGAACGCGCGAGGTGACGTTTAGCTTTCTGAAGATGCTGGCAAGGTGCGCCTCTACGGTACGCTCGCTCAAGAAGAGCGCCACCGCGATCTCCCGGTTGGTATTTCCCTCGGCAACCAAACCGGCGATCTCCTGTTCCCTGAACGTCAAGCCCTCCTTCGCCTCGCGCCTCTTGGCCGGCTTTTTCTTGCCGCCAACAACGCGTGCGGGAGGCCTCACGTCAAGGTCTCGGAGCATCGCACGCTCCGCAGCGCTCTCGCTCCCGGCGATGCTCCGCGCGTATGCGGCGTAAAAGGTAGCCCCCAATCGCGTGAAGACGACAGCGGATTCTTCCAAACGCGGTCTTCCGCTGCCGGCTCGCAGGGCGTCCGACGCCCAACCTGTCATCAGTAAGTCGTGAGCCCTATGCCACGGTGAGCGCTCTTCAATCACCTCACCCTGCGCAAGCGTCTCCAGCAGTGCGACGTCGCCGGCGCGCTGAGCGTAGAGCACGGCGAGCGCGGGGCACGACGGCAACCACCAGGTTGCGGGCCTTGCCAGCGCCGGTCGAACCGCATTGATGTGCCGCGTCGCTTCACGGCCGTCGCGCGTCACTTCGCCGGCCGCCCATGCTACGACGAGAAAGTCGCGAACGCTGGGGTCGGGCAGGCGCATCGCGCGCTCAACCTCCCGCTTAATCTCTGTATCGAACTCCGTCCCCTGATCGGTAAAGCCGGCGATCATCGCCGCAAGGGCACACATCTCGCCGCGCGATGTATCGGGGGAGGTTGCAAGCTCAACAGCGCTCAGAGCCTCCAAGACTGCGGCAAAATTACCGCAGGCGATCTCGAGGCTCAAGCTCCAATAGAGCATGCGGAGAAACCCTGTCCGCGCCCATTGAACCCGCGCCACTCTCAAACGGTCCGAAACGATCTCACGCGTGCCGTTGACGCCGAACTCGTAGAACTTCAAGAGGAACTCGTGCATCATGCACCCGATCCCGTGGTGCGTGTTTCTCAAGTCGGCGCGTACGCGGGCGATGTTGAGGGCCTCCAACGCCTCCTGATGGCCAAGGAGCCGCTGATCCATCATGAGATCCGCGAACGCAAAGTTCGTTGCAGCGGCATCCGATAGGTCGGGCGACTCTGCGGCCCGCAACTCGTTCAGCGCGCCTACCACCGCCGTGTCGAGCCGGTCAGCGTTAATGTGTGCCCAAATCGAGCGGAGGTCCCAGCGATCGCGCTCGTCCTCAAGCGACTGCAGAAGACTATCGTATATGTGCCTGGCCCGCTCCCAATCATGGAAATACATCACGACCGTCCACACAAGGGTCAACGCGAGTGGGCCGAACCCGTCTTTTATTCCGAGGTTCCGCCCTTCTTTAATGGCTCGATCGATTACGCTGAACTGTAACTCGGGTGGCCGATTAAGAATACGAAGCGTCATGCCGTACTGATTGTAGAATGCCGTATGCCCTTCGGCCGGCGGCTTTCTCACCTCGAGCGCCCGCGAGAAGCAGGCCTCGGCCGTATGCCAGGCACTGGAGGCTATCGCGGAGCGCGCGATCTTTAGGAGGTACTCGTACTCGACGTCCTCCTCGCCGCAGGCACGTGCATGGTAGACGATGCGCTCGGCAAACTGTCCCTCGGCATGCGGCTCAGCTAGCAGTTCGCGCATGATCCTCTGATGGACCGCTTCAGGAAAGCGCACGATCGACCGTACGGCATCGCAGACAAGCGCGTGAGAGAAGCGAAAGCTCCCTTCCTCCGCGACGAGAAACGAGCCCACCAAGTGCGCGAGGTGATTCATCGCCACCTCGCTACTCTGCGCCATGACCGCGGCGACTTTGAAGCTCAACGGCTGCTCCATGAGCGAGAGAGTCTCGAGATACGTCTGCACGTCGGGGTCGAGACGTCTCATTTGATCCAACACGACGGCCCGTACGCTCTCACGCAACCCGTCGGCGCCGTTGACGTGCCGCGTGCGCGCCTCCGACGCCAGCGAGACAAGCGCGTACGGGAGTCCTTGAGAACACTCGACGATCGATTCGACGACGGCGCCGCCGGCATCGGGATAGACTTGCGTGACGACGGAGCGCGCGGCGTCTAGCTCGAGGCTCTCGAGATGGATCTCCGCCACCGATGCATGCGGCTCAGCCTCGGCACTCGGGCGCCGCGCGAGGACGATCAAGAGCGGGTAAACTGCCAGATCGGCGGCGGCGAGCTGCAGCGTCCTCAGACTCTCGCCGTCTATCCACTGGGCGTCGTCGACGACGATGACGACGGGCAGATCGACGAGCATGCCTTCGAGCAGCGCCACGAATGAGCGCTGAAAGCGGAAAATATCCGCCTCAGCGGCGACCTGCTCCACGCCAAACCGCTCCGCAAGAACGAGGTCGCGGGCGAAGAGCGCCTGTTCGAGGCCGCTTGCGTACCGGCGCATGGGCTCGATCCCGACTTGATCGACAATCCGATGGAGCAAACGACGGGCGGTAGCTAACGGAACGCTCGACTGGCTCTCGTGGGCAGCCGCCTCGAAGGTCGTACGTCCGCGGTCGGCGGCGTCCGAGGCGAGCTGTGCCAGCAGTGCTGTCTTCCCCTGCCCCGAGACGCCGACCAAGGAGATCGTCTCCGCCACACGCTCGCGCGATACCCGCTCGAGCGCGT comes from the bacterium genome and includes:
- a CDS encoding helix-turn-helix transcriptional regulator, which translates into the protein MSSPSTRNDQPLIGRGGARKALLDALERVSRERVAETISLVGVSGQGKTALLAQLASDAADRGRTTFEAAAHESQSSVPLATARRLLHRIVDQVGIEPMRRYASGLEQALFARDLVLAERFGVEQVAAEADIFRFQRSFVALLEGMLVDLPVVIVVDDAQWIDGESLRTLQLAAADLAVYPLLIVLARRPSAEAEPHASVAEIHLESLELDAARSVVTQVYPDAGGAVVESIVECSQGLPYALVSLASEARTRHVNGADGLRESVRAVVLDQMRRLDPDVQTYLETLSLMEQPLSFKVAAVMAQSSEVAMNHLAHLVGSFLVAEEGSFRFSHALVCDAVRSIVRFPEAVHQRIMRELLAEPHAEGQFAERIVYHARACGEEDVEYEYLLKIARSAIASSAWHTAEACFSRALEVRKPPAEGHTAFYNQYGMTLRILNRPPELQFSVIDRAIKEGRNLGIKDGFGPLALTLVWTVVMYFHDWERARHIYDSLLQSLEDERDRWDLRSIWAHINADRLDTAVVGALNELRAAESPDLSDAAATNFAFADLMMDQRLLGHQEALEALNIARVRADLRNTHHGIGCMMHEFLLKFYEFGVNGTREIVSDRLRVARVQWARTGFLRMLYWSLSLEIACGNFAAVLEALSAVELATSPDTSRGEMCALAAMIAGFTDQGTEFDTEIKREVERAMRLPDPSVRDFLVVAWAAGEVTRDGREATRHINAVRPALARPATWWLPSCPALAVLYAQRAGDVALLETLAQGEVIEERSPWHRAHDLLMTGWASDALRAGSGRPRLEESAVVFTRLGATFYAAYARSIAGSESAAERAMLRDLDVRPPARVVGGKKKPAKRREAKEGLTFREQEIAGLVAEGNTNREIAVALFLSERTVEAHLASIFRKLNVTSRVQVARWRLSRE